One window from the genome of Candidatus Manganitrophaceae bacterium encodes:
- a CDS encoding molybdopterin-dependent oxidoreductase: MRREGILPPKFADKFFRIDFEAAPLPVLCLYPIPPSLQLEEVALALCGLEQHPRRIAWPMLQEVPRVKLKVPMICQIFNWSEPVEWEGIRLVDLLDHFKIDTHPDGYFAFHSRDRVFFEGLSRDEARDPRVLLAYGLNGAPLPEAHGGPLRLVVPFLQGYKSVKWVETIHAFRHDPVGIKRLLGQSPTGRLNDQWKDRYQIALPVGKAGDPPLIGASTAATVSTPPAAPVSSPVVGEIQPNDPERRVPPKTTLKEVIAFVRPTRHIATRQALEAAGVFSYTTSTVLGRSRQRGLRFGSTEKEGAVIKFLPKQYFSIVVDDVRLPSVIAALMKANRTGSGAYGDGKIFVVDIEDAVRISSGEHGGMAI; encoded by the coding sequence ATGAGACGGGAAGGGATTCTCCCCCCCAAATTTGCAGACAAATTTTTTCGGATCGACTTTGAGGCGGCGCCGCTGCCGGTCCTCTGCCTCTATCCGATTCCCCCCTCGCTTCAGCTGGAAGAGGTGGCGCTCGCCCTCTGCGGGCTGGAGCAGCATCCCCGACGGATCGCGTGGCCGATGCTGCAGGAGGTTCCCCGCGTCAAGCTGAAGGTTCCGATGATCTGTCAGATCTTCAATTGGTCGGAGCCGGTCGAGTGGGAGGGAATCCGTCTGGTCGACCTCCTCGATCACTTCAAAATCGACACCCACCCCGACGGCTACTTCGCCTTCCACTCCCGCGACCGGGTCTTCTTCGAGGGGCTCTCACGGGATGAGGCACGGGACCCGCGCGTCCTGCTGGCGTATGGATTGAACGGCGCGCCGTTGCCGGAAGCTCACGGCGGACCGCTTCGTCTGGTGGTTCCGTTTCTACAAGGCTACAAAAGTGTGAAGTGGGTCGAGACGATCCATGCCTTCCGGCACGACCCGGTCGGGATCAAGCGGCTCCTCGGTCAAAGCCCGACCGGGAGGCTGAACGACCAATGGAAAGATCGATACCAGATCGCCCTTCCCGTCGGCAAGGCGGGCGATCCCCCTTTGATTGGAGCTTCTACCGCAGCGACGGTTTCAACCCCTCCCGCCGCTCCGGTCTCCTCGCCGGTGGTCGGGGAGATTCAGCCGAACGATCCGGAGCGGCGGGTTCCACCCAAGACGACCCTCAAAGAGGTGATCGCCTTCGTCCGCCCCACGCGGCACATCGCCACCCGCCAGGCGCTCGAGGCGGCGGGGGTCTTCTCCTACACGACATCGACCGTCCTCGGCCGAAGCCGTCAGCGGGGCCTTCGTTTCGGCTCGACTGAAAAGGAGGGGGCGGTGATTAAGTTTCTGCCCAAGCAATATTTCTCCATTGTGGTCGACGACGTGCGCCTCCCCTCGGTGATCGCCGCATTGATGAAGGCGAACCGGACCGGATCGGGCGCCTACGGAGACGGCAAGATTTTCGTGGTCGACATTGAAGACGCCGTTCGAATCAGCAGCGGCGAACATGGCGGGATGGCGATTTAA
- a CDS encoding P-II family nitrogen regulator, translating to MKLIRAIIRPEREEAVLSNLEAAGLYAITKMPVTGRGRQRGIQVGPVRYDSLAKVMLLLVVEENAYPKALAAIEKGAETGHPGDGKIFAQEVSEVHTIRTGKKSTGKQSMEEPVQ from the coding sequence TTGAAGCTGATTCGCGCGATCATCCGGCCGGAGCGGGAAGAGGCGGTCCTCTCAAATCTGGAAGCGGCGGGGCTGTATGCCATCACGAAGATGCCGGTGACCGGGCGGGGCCGACAACGGGGCATCCAGGTCGGACCGGTCCGCTACGACAGCCTCGCCAAGGTGATGCTTCTCCTGGTCGTGGAGGAAAACGCTTATCCAAAGGCGCTCGCTGCCATTGAAAAGGGAGCCGAGACCGGACATCCGGGAGATGGGAAGATCTTTGCCCAGGAGGTCTCGGAGGTTCACACGATTCGGACCGGCAAGAAATCAACCGGCAAGCAATCAATGGAGGAACCCGTTCAATGA
- a CDS encoding NarK/NasA family nitrate transporter yields the protein MKEMMKAIRSGHPPTLFSAFLHFDVSFMVWVLIGALGIYIARDLHLTTVEKGWIVSIPLLGGAFFRIILGFLVDRFGPKKIGMLSLSIALLPLVWGWKGATSLNELMGVGFLLGIAGASFAVALPLASRAYPREYQGIAMGIAGAGNSGTMIAVLIAPLLAESLGWHAVFGLAMLPVVGTLACFTLLVREPAERPAPRPLSAYLALLKQADLWWFNLYYSVTFGGFVGLASFFGLFFHDRYGLSPVAAGAITALCVFGGSFFRPVGGHLADRIGGRKLLTGLYLIIGLLFATVASLPPVVIAVSLLFCCMAALGMGNGAIFQQVPQRFQEEIGLVSGIVGAAGGIGGFFLPPLLTKMKALTDSYAGGFLLFGLMALFCFATLFLSRKRIEAQQPNPIPAPEEGEGRIRMEVVFGG from the coding sequence ATGAAAGAGATGATGAAGGCGATTCGAAGCGGCCATCCTCCCACACTCTTCTCTGCCTTCTTGCATTTTGACGTCAGCTTCATGGTTTGGGTCCTCATCGGCGCCCTCGGCATCTATATCGCCCGGGACCTCCATCTAACCACGGTGGAGAAGGGATGGATCGTCTCGATCCCCCTCCTCGGCGGCGCCTTCTTTCGAATCATCCTCGGTTTCCTGGTCGACCGGTTCGGCCCCAAGAAAATCGGCATGCTGAGCCTCTCGATCGCGCTCCTTCCCCTGGTGTGGGGATGGAAGGGGGCGACCTCGTTGAATGAGTTGATGGGCGTCGGATTTCTCCTCGGGATTGCCGGGGCCAGTTTCGCCGTCGCCCTCCCCCTGGCCAGCCGCGCCTATCCTCGGGAGTACCAGGGGATCGCGATGGGAATCGCAGGCGCCGGCAACAGCGGGACGATGATCGCCGTTTTAATCGCGCCGCTCCTGGCCGAGTCGCTCGGATGGCATGCCGTCTTCGGCCTGGCGATGCTTCCGGTGGTCGGGACCCTCGCCTGCTTCACCCTCCTCGTCCGGGAGCCGGCGGAGCGCCCGGCCCCGCGCCCGCTGTCGGCTTATCTCGCCTTGCTCAAGCAGGCCGACCTCTGGTGGTTTAACCTCTATTACAGTGTGACATTCGGCGGCTTCGTCGGCCTAGCCAGCTTCTTCGGCCTCTTCTTCCACGACCGGTATGGCCTTTCGCCGGTGGCGGCCGGAGCGATCACCGCCCTTTGTGTCTTCGGCGGCAGCTTCTTTCGGCCGGTCGGCGGTCACCTCGCCGATCGGATCGGAGGGAGAAAGCTCTTGACGGGACTTTATTTAATCATCGGGCTCCTCTTCGCCACCGTTGCTTCCCTTCCACCGGTGGTGATTGCCGTCTCCCTCCTCTTCTGCTGCATGGCCGCCCTAGGGATGGGAAATGGCGCCATCTTCCAACAGGTGCCGCAACGATTCCAGGAGGAGATCGGTTTGGTTTCCGGAATCGTCGGGGCTGCGGGAGGGATCGGCGGTTTTTTTCTTCCGCCGCTTCTCACCAAGATGAAAGCGCTAACCGACTCCTATGCAGGGGGATTTTTGCTCTTCGGGTTGATGGCCCTCTTCTGCTTCGCCACTCTCTTCTTGAGTCGGAAACGGATCGAGGCGCAGCAGCCCAATCCGATCCCCGCTCCGGAAGAGGGAGAGGGACGGATTCGAATGGAGGTGGTCTTTGGCGGATAA
- a CDS encoding FAD-dependent oxidoreductase — MADKPTFGLEMGAAACRLVVIGNGMAGIAAVEAVLKAGVPFSITLFGDEPQTHYNRILLSDFLAGKTEQERLFTRPKHWYTERGIEAKLGVSVTAIDPTVKEVTDANGDRTPYDALLIAAGGLPFIPPISGREKNGVFVFRTLQDTEQILAAARSCRRAVVIGGGLLGLEAARGLLNHGLSVTLLHLADRLMEQQLDPAGASLLKREIEGMGIRVLLGSTAEAFLGDERVEGVRLTTGETLPTEMVVLCTGIRPNLALAHQIGLKTNRGILVDDRMETSQPGIFAVGDVIEHRGKTYGLIAPLREQAETLADVLAGKDQRRYTGTVCPTILKVAGIHLTSIGDFLGSAGMEETVFLDTEKGIYKKCVFRQNRLVGAILLGDNKDGPRLFNLIQKGADVSAMKGSLLGNVSLEGSSVTSGVAALAETDLVCNCNNVTKGAILSVIREKGITTRDDIAAATQATTGCGSCTQIVDDLLAEAAQQPTPVAVKKPAGEKMPDKSGPSALKTLDLEKIKQEGLGIDFARLREEGSRALTAEDYYRLKTYGICSQKHPGYFMLRTRIPGGSVTYPQVMALADLAETHGRGWGHLTVRQDLELHWVRVEESLEIFEKLEAIGLTTRSACGHTLRNVMACAHGEIAPDGLFDVRPWAKRITDYFVKRSDLINPNMPNRLNVYFAGCSDCAPDAAINDIGFVAVDRLTDDGRRAFGFELWVGGSLGAHPMLGFKLKEFVSLADALPACQAIFAIHMKFGNRNKAKSRLKYLIEQWGQPRFADLFEKVFLEKRNLPENREALLPAPTDREPRPALLRRLGNAVLPSTRALLSPGAIPQRQHGYARLTIAVPLGEIRAAQLRAVGKISKWYGNGQIHFTKEQEVALHWIPMRVLNRVVRALGRVGLSLKGGGSRLLACPGTEFCTLAVTNAQGSARDLLKHFQPEASEKDALWRSISVHLSGCPNSCVKHQVADIGLAGTMTPVGDLRRFSYQLFLGGKVEGGVRLGVMVRKGITEEAVVPTVDALLDLILENRLSGETFQETVVRLGTDTVAALLEKKIAPLTPAAPEALKMIPDLIQV; from the coding sequence TTGGCGGATAAACCGACATTCGGTCTCGAAATGGGAGCGGCCGCTTGTCGTCTGGTCGTCATCGGCAATGGGATGGCGGGGATCGCGGCGGTGGAAGCCGTCTTGAAAGCGGGCGTCCCTTTCTCGATCACCCTTTTCGGTGATGAGCCGCAGACCCACTACAACCGGATTCTCCTCTCCGATTTTCTGGCGGGAAAAACCGAGCAGGAGCGCCTCTTCACCCGCCCGAAGCATTGGTATACCGAGCGGGGGATTGAGGCGAAACTCGGAGTCTCGGTCACCGCCATCGATCCGACAGTGAAGGAGGTCACCGACGCGAACGGCGACCGCACCCCCTACGATGCGCTCCTCATCGCCGCCGGCGGTCTCCCCTTCATCCCGCCCATTTCAGGACGGGAAAAGAACGGGGTTTTTGTCTTTCGGACCCTCCAAGACACCGAGCAGATCCTCGCGGCCGCCCGCTCCTGTCGTCGCGCGGTGGTGATCGGCGGCGGACTCCTCGGCCTTGAGGCGGCGCGCGGTTTGCTCAACCATGGCCTGTCGGTGACCCTGCTCCATCTGGCCGACCGCCTGATGGAGCAGCAGCTCGATCCGGCGGGGGCTTCCCTTCTGAAACGCGAGATCGAGGGAATGGGAATCCGCGTCCTGCTGGGATCGACCGCCGAGGCATTTCTAGGAGACGAGCGTGTGGAGGGGGTCCGGTTGACGACCGGAGAGACCCTCCCCACGGAGATGGTCGTCCTCTGTACGGGGATCCGACCGAACCTGGCCTTGGCGCATCAAATCGGCCTCAAAACCAATCGAGGGATCCTGGTAGATGATCGGATGGAGACAAGCCAGCCTGGAATCTTTGCGGTCGGCGACGTCATCGAGCATCGCGGAAAGACATACGGGCTAATCGCCCCGCTGCGGGAGCAGGCCGAGACCCTGGCCGATGTCCTCGCCGGGAAGGACCAGCGGCGCTACACGGGAACCGTCTGTCCGACGATTCTCAAGGTCGCCGGCATTCATCTGACCTCGATCGGCGACTTCCTCGGCAGCGCAGGAATGGAAGAGACCGTCTTCCTCGACACCGAAAAAGGGATTTACAAGAAGTGTGTCTTCCGGCAGAACCGGCTGGTCGGCGCGATTCTTTTGGGCGACAACAAAGACGGGCCACGGCTCTTTAATCTGATCCAAAAGGGAGCAGATGTTTCCGCGATGAAAGGATCGCTCCTCGGAAATGTCTCACTGGAAGGGAGCTCTGTAACAAGCGGCGTCGCTGCGTTGGCCGAGACGGACCTCGTCTGCAATTGCAACAACGTCACGAAGGGAGCGATCCTCTCGGTCATCCGCGAAAAGGGGATCACGACGCGGGACGACATTGCCGCCGCCACACAAGCGACGACTGGCTGCGGAAGCTGCACGCAGATCGTCGACGATCTGCTGGCGGAAGCGGCTCAACAACCGACGCCTGTCGCCGTAAAGAAACCGGCCGGAGAGAAGATGCCGGACAAAAGCGGGCCGTCGGCGCTCAAAACACTCGACCTGGAGAAGATCAAGCAGGAGGGGCTGGGAATCGACTTCGCCCGGCTGCGGGAGGAGGGGAGTCGCGCGCTGACCGCCGAGGATTACTATCGCCTCAAAACCTACGGCATCTGCAGCCAGAAACATCCCGGCTATTTCATGCTCCGGACGCGGATCCCGGGGGGGAGTGTCACCTATCCTCAGGTGATGGCGTTGGCCGATCTGGCGGAGACGCACGGACGGGGATGGGGACACTTGACCGTCCGACAAGACCTGGAGCTGCATTGGGTCCGAGTCGAGGAGTCGCTGGAGATCTTCGAGAAGCTGGAAGCGATCGGGCTGACGACCCGCTCCGCCTGCGGCCACACGCTCCGAAACGTCATGGCCTGCGCCCATGGGGAGATTGCGCCCGACGGACTGTTCGACGTCCGGCCTTGGGCGAAGCGCATCACCGATTATTTTGTAAAGCGATCCGATCTGATTAATCCGAACATGCCGAACCGTCTGAATGTCTATTTCGCCGGGTGCAGCGACTGCGCCCCCGATGCGGCGATTAATGACATCGGGTTCGTCGCGGTGGATCGCCTGACAGACGACGGCCGACGTGCCTTCGGTTTTGAACTCTGGGTCGGGGGGAGCTTGGGGGCACACCCGATGCTGGGCTTTAAGCTGAAGGAGTTCGTCTCCCTTGCGGATGCGCTGCCGGCCTGTCAGGCGATCTTTGCGATTCATATGAAATTCGGAAATCGAAACAAGGCAAAATCGCGTCTGAAATACTTGATCGAGCAATGGGGACAGCCGCGGTTTGCCGACCTGTTTGAGAAGGTCTTCCTGGAGAAGAGAAACCTTCCTGAGAACAGAGAAGCCCTTCTCCCCGCGCCGACCGACCGGGAACCTCGTCCAGCGCTCCTGCGCCGGCTCGGAAATGCCGTGCTGCCGTCGACACGCGCCCTGCTTTCCCCCGGCGCCATCCCGCAGCGGCAGCACGGCTATGCGCGGCTGACGATCGCCGTCCCCTTGGGAGAGATCCGGGCGGCGCAGCTCCGCGCCGTCGGAAAAATTTCAAAGTGGTATGGCAATGGGCAGATCCACTTCACAAAGGAGCAGGAGGTCGCGCTGCACTGGATCCCGATGCGGGTTCTCAATCGCGTCGTCCGGGCGCTTGGACGGGTCGGGCTCTCGTTGAAGGGGGGAGGAAGCCGGCTGCTCGCCTGTCCCGGCACCGAGTTCTGCACCCTGGCCGTCACCAACGCCCAAGGATCGGCGCGCGATCTCCTCAAACACTTTCAGCCGGAAGCGTCGGAGAAAGATGCGCTCTGGCGATCGATCTCCGTCCACCTCTCCGGTTGTCCCAACAGCTGCGTGAAGCACCAGGTCGCCGACATCGGGCTCGCCGGGACGATGACGCCGGTGGGGGATCTGCGGCGCTTTTCTTACCAACTCTTTTTGGGCGGCAAGGTGGAGGGAGGGGTTCGGCTGGGGGTAATGGTTCGGAAAGGGATCACCGAGGAAGCGGTTGTTCCGACGGTCGATGCTCTCCTCGACCTCATCCTTGAGAACCGTCTTTCCGGTGAAACGTTCCAAGAAACGGTCGTCCGGTTGGGAACCGATACGGTCGCCGCCCTTCTTGAGAAAAAGATCGCCCCGCTTACGCCGGCGGCGCCGGAGGCGCTGAAGATGATTCCCGATCTCATTCAGGTTTAA
- a CDS encoding P-II family nitrogen regulator — translation MKLIQALIRPEKEGEVIAGLEKSGIYPFTRQMVFGRGRQRGIQVGPVRYEELSKVWLMIAVEEEEIDRAVETIKIAARTGNPGDGKIFISSLSESRAIWIQEKSEI, via the coding sequence ATGAAACTGATTCAAGCGCTGATCCGACCGGAAAAGGAAGGGGAGGTGATCGCCGGGCTCGAGAAGTCGGGCATTTATCCTTTTACTCGGCAGATGGTCTTTGGAAGGGGACGGCAGCGGGGGATTCAGGTCGGGCCGGTCCGTTATGAAGAACTGTCGAAAGTCTGGCTGATGATCGCCGTCGAGGAAGAGGAGATCGATCGGGCGGTTGAAACGATCAAGATCGCGGCCCGGACCGGGAACCCCGGCGACGGGAAGATCTTCATCTCTTCGCTCTCCGAGTCCCGGGCGATATGGATACAGGAGAAATCTGAAATCTGA
- a CDS encoding PQQ-dependent sugar dehydrogenase yields MRYRLHRLLSTSCLLAALLFSCDHEATSAPKGGSAAPAVRLESIAKGLSQPLGLFPAVDGSGRLFIVEQGGTIRVWEKGAILERPFLDIRDRVTAGGEKGLLGLAFHPKFSENRRLFVNYTSPEGGLHTVISEFKAGDPLTEADPKRERILLTIPQPFANHNGGNIVFGSDGKLYIGMGDGGAANDPRGNGQNLGALLGKMLRIDVDSQTVGKGYGIPPDNPFVSQSSAAPEVWAYGLRNPWRFSFDPTTGLLYVGDVGQDDREEIDVVHKGGNYGWNVMEGTICTPGVNPVCDKSRFEPPILDYPRSDGITVIGGYVYRGSAIPFLAGAYLYGDFGSGRVWMLRYDGKKVIEQQLLLDTKRRISSFGEDAARELYLVDYAGEVLKFVPQGPK; encoded by the coding sequence ATGCGATATCGTCTGCATCGTCTGCTATCCACATCATGCTTGCTCGCGGCCCTGCTCTTCTCCTGTGACCATGAAGCGACCTCGGCGCCCAAAGGGGGTTCGGCCGCGCCCGCGGTTCGGTTAGAATCGATTGCGAAGGGGCTGAGTCAGCCGCTTGGGTTGTTTCCGGCGGTCGACGGGAGCGGGCGGCTTTTCATTGTCGAGCAGGGGGGGACAATTCGGGTATGGGAGAAGGGGGCGATTCTGGAGAGACCTTTTCTCGACATCCGGGACCGTGTGACGGCCGGGGGGGAGAAGGGGCTGCTCGGGCTTGCGTTTCATCCGAAGTTTTCGGAGAACCGGCGCCTCTTCGTCAATTACACCTCTCCCGAAGGGGGGCTTCACACCGTGATCTCCGAGTTCAAGGCCGGCGATCCTTTGACGGAGGCCGACCCGAAGCGTGAGCGGATTCTTCTGACGATCCCGCAGCCGTTTGCAAATCACAATGGGGGGAATATCGTCTTCGGCTCCGACGGCAAACTCTACATTGGGATGGGAGACGGCGGCGCGGCGAATGATCCGCGGGGGAACGGCCAGAACCTCGGAGCCCTGCTTGGGAAGATGCTCCGAATCGATGTCGATTCGCAAACGGTGGGAAAAGGGTACGGCATCCCCCCGGACAATCCTTTCGTCAGCCAATCGAGCGCCGCCCCGGAGGTCTGGGCCTATGGGCTTCGAAACCCATGGCGATTCTCTTTCGATCCGACGACCGGCCTGCTTTATGTCGGTGATGTCGGTCAAGACGACCGAGAAGAGATCGATGTTGTCCACAAGGGGGGGAATTACGGCTGGAACGTGATGGAGGGAACGATCTGCACGCCGGGGGTCAACCCGGTCTGCGACAAGAGCCGGTTTGAGCCGCCGATTCTCGATTATCCCCGCTCCGACGGGATTACGGTCATCGGAGGTTATGTCTATCGGGGAAGCGCGATCCCTTTCTTGGCCGGCGCCTATCTTTATGGCGATTTCGGGAGCGGCCGGGTCTGGATGCTTCGGTATGACGGGAAGAAGGTGATCGAGCAGCAGCTTCTCCTCGATACCAAGCGGCGGATCAGCTCGTTCGGCGAAGATGCGGCGCGGGAGCTCTACCTGGTCGATTATGCAGGAGAGGTCCTAAAATTCGTTCCGCAGGGGCCGAAGTAG